One genomic region from Pan troglodytes isolate AG18354 chromosome 14, NHGRI_mPanTro3-v2.0_pri, whole genome shotgun sequence encodes:
- the MED4 gene encoding mediator of RNA polymerase II transcription subunit 4 isoform X7 yields the protein MKLLWWCDWLPERSHVFTQRELIEMLAISRNQKLLQAGEENQVLELLIHRDGEFQELMKLALNQGKIHHEMQVLEKEVEKRDSDIQQLQKQLKEAEQILATAVYQAKEKLKSIEKARKGAISSEEIIKYAHRISASNAVCAPLTWVPGDPRRPYPTDLEMRSGLLGQMNNPSTNGVNGHLPGDALAAGRLPDVLAPQYPWQSNDMSMNMLPPNHSSDFLLEPPGHNKENEDDVEIMSTDSSSSSSESD from the exons ATGAAGCTGCTCTGGTGGTGTGACTGGCTTCCAGAAAGGTCTCATGTGTTCACTCAGAG ggaaCTTATAGAAATGCTGGCAATTTCAAGAAACCAAAAGTTGTTACAGGCTGGAGAGGAAAACCAG GTCCTGGAGTTGTTAATTCACCGAGATGGGGAATTTCAAGAACTAATGAAATTGGCACTTAATCAGGGAAAAATTCATCATGAAATGCAAGTTTTagaaaaagaagtagagaagagAGACAGTGATATTCAGCAGCTACAAAAACAGCTAAAGGAAGCAGAACAAATACTG GCAACAGCTGTTTACCAAGCGAAGGAGAAACTCAAGTCaatagaaaaagcaagaaaag GTGCTATCTCCTCTGAAGAAATAATTAAGTATGCACATAGGATCAGTGCAAGTAATGCTGTATGTGCTCCACTGACCTGGGTTCCAG GGGACCCCCGGAGACCCTACCCAACTGATTTAGAGATGAGAAGTGGGTTACTGGGTCAGATGAACAATCCTTCCACTAATGGCGTGAATGGCCATTTACCAGGAGATGCACTTGCAGCAGGAAGATTGCCAG atgTCCTTGCTCCACAGTATCCATGGCAGTCAAATGACATGTCGATGAATATGTTACCACCAAATCATAGTAGTGACTTTTTGTTGGAACCTCCTGGgcataataaagaaaatgaagatgatgTAGAGATTATGTCAACGGACTCCTCAAGCAGTAGTAGTGAGTCTGATTGA
- the MED4 gene encoding mediator of RNA polymerase II transcription subunit 4 isoform X9, which translates to MLAISRNQKLLQAGEENQVLELLIHRDGEFQELMKLALNQGKIHHEMQVLEKEVEKRDSDIQQLQKQLKEAEQILATAVYQAKEKLKSIEKARKGAISSEEIIKYAHRISASNAVCAPLTWVPGDPRRPYPTDLEMRSGLLGQMNNPSTNGVNGHLPGDALAAGRLPDVLAPQYPWQSNDMSMNMLPPNHSSDFLLEPPGHNKENEDDVEIMSTDSSSSSSESD; encoded by the exons ATGCTGGCAATTTCAAGAAACCAAAAGTTGTTACAGGCTGGAGAGGAAAACCAG GTCCTGGAGTTGTTAATTCACCGAGATGGGGAATTTCAAGAACTAATGAAATTGGCACTTAATCAGGGAAAAATTCATCATGAAATGCAAGTTTTagaaaaagaagtagagaagagAGACAGTGATATTCAGCAGCTACAAAAACAGCTAAAGGAAGCAGAACAAATACTG GCAACAGCTGTTTACCAAGCGAAGGAGAAACTCAAGTCaatagaaaaagcaagaaaag GTGCTATCTCCTCTGAAGAAATAATTAAGTATGCACATAGGATCAGTGCAAGTAATGCTGTATGTGCTCCACTGACCTGGGTTCCAG GGGACCCCCGGAGACCCTACCCAACTGATTTAGAGATGAGAAGTGGGTTACTGGGTCAGATGAACAATCCTTCCACTAATGGCGTGAATGGCCATTTACCAGGAGATGCACTTGCAGCAGGAAGATTGCCAG atgTCCTTGCTCCACAGTATCCATGGCAGTCAAATGACATGTCGATGAATATGTTACCACCAAATCATAGTAGTGACTTTTTGTTGGAACCTCCTGGgcataataaagaaaatgaagatgatgTAGAGATTATGTCAACGGACTCCTCAAGCAGTAGTAGTGAGTCTGATTGA